ttaggtttaaattttcTGCACTTGGAATTTTTTGCTAGGAGATAGATGGTTAGGTGACAGAAGAAAAAGTAATCAAaagcattttcccaaaatcgGTGAATAATAAACTTGATGGCAAAAGCTCTAGATATTCAAAGgtaaacaaattcaaaaggaaaatgatggaaaaagcaaaaataattaaataaggGATTATGTCGAAAAGTGCTGTCTAATCAACATATGGTTCTTTCACACGTAGTGAGTAATTAGATAAGATTTctataataatacaaataaatGGGGTTTGCCAATTACCGTCCAATGGAGAGTTCATTGATTTCATTATCACCAACACCTTTAAAACTTTTGACTATTTCCAATGTGCAATCACGGACAAAATCAATATGAACCCTCCAATTAGGAAAAAcacggaaaaaaagagaggagaaaaggatTTGCGTGCTTGGATTAAGGGAAGACTCCACACGGTCAAATTTTCCCATTCCATGgtgcaactcttcaaaagagaaaagagaaaagattaaaaaagaaaaagaaaaaaagacaagtgtgatcaaaaaagaaaaataagaataaaaaacaaataaaagtttgttGGTGACATGACAACACTAATCCGCATCCATCTCTCTCTTAAACTAAGCCAAGATATAGTTCCCATTCACCCCTTGTTTAACCTTCATAGCAAGAGGAGCTTAAACCCTTCATTCCTAAACTCTAGCTCATCGCACAacaccttaatttttttaattcttgcaTGAAATTACTGACTTTAATCAAGTGATTTATCAAACTTTTCTCTAAGCGATTTATCAACTAGTTTTGAATTCCTAACTCTTTATTCGAGTCAGTCATCGGGCTAATACTAGAAAACTGGTGCTACATTATTAAGTTTTGTGtctcaaaaaaatcataatggCTCATCTCTAATTAGTTTTCATGTCATAAAATATATCGAccaatctttcctttttttctttttctttccttttattacaTAACCTATGACTGACTTTGGAATCGAAACATCCCAACATGGTATGATTCTCCAATCAACACGTAAAACTACGAAAAAACAAAGCAATCGCATCTCACTTAGATTCATATATTCATGGGATATTCGTGATTTATCGATTTAAGATTGGATTCATCGTCATCTGAACATGCTGCTAACCAAGTAAGGATAATTCGACTCATGCCCTGATGTCACTAAAATCTGCACTGCTAGTCGTTTGCAAAGTGTTAGTATTTGTTAGAAGAAGAAAGGTCCCATTCCTAAAGGGTCAACGCAGCAAAGCTGGAAGAGGGCTTCTTGTCAAGCTGGAAGAGACCTCGGTTGCCGTGAGCTGGCTCAACAACCATGTGTTCATGTAGAGCTTCTGTTGCTGGATTTGTCGAACAACACACTAGCGTTGACGAACGGGGGTTGGTTCGGTTGGGGGACTACACGATTTTTGTCGTGGAGCATCTCGACGACTCCAGACATGGGCGGTCGCAATTCCATGCAGGCTTGAGTACACAGAAGGCTGATTTGGAGCACATTTGATGCCTCCAGGATGGGGAATTTACCTTGTAAGGCTGGATTAATGCATGCGGCTAAATTATTTGACTTGTAATGCTTCCATACCTACAAAGCAATCATGAATTTCCATGGCTCCCTTATATCTGAAGATAAATCTACTAGCACTAATGTAGAAACCAATGGTAAAGTTTGttggaaaaatcaaaagaaaaattagataatccTAGTGGTGTGTGGCCAGGAAAGTAAATGTCAGTCTAATTCCTTCATGATCGTAGGGACAAGCAACCTTACCGACTGCAATACTGAGCTCGACCCCCGTGCGTATACATTATTCTTCCTACCACTCAAGATTTCAAGAACCAGCACCCCAAAAGCATAAACATCGGCTTTCTCCGTTAGCTATCCCCTCATAATATATTCAGGCGCCATGTAAACTGCTGCATAGTCAATCGTCTTTTAGatataaaccatacttagcccaAAGAAGATgtgaagtgcaagggaaggaTGATATGCGAAACCCCTTTGAGGGGCCAAACTTGTCGGATTAAGGAAATAGAAAGTGCTGACTATGGTTTCAAGCGGGTTGGTAATGAAAAGGCATTCTTACAGTGTGCCAGCAATTCCTGTGCTAAGATGAGACTTATCCAAAGCAATGCATCGGGCAAGCCCGAAATCTGATATTTTTGCTATGAGATTTTCGTTGATGAGGATGTTGCTGGTTTTTATGTCCCGATGGATGATTTTCACTCCACAGCCTCCATGAAGATATGCGAGGCCCTCAGCTGTTCCTATGATGATGTGTAGCCTCTCCTCCCAAGTTAGGATGTGATACGCATCGTTGACTGCAACAATAGATTTTTGAAACCTTCAACTTGAAAATCATAAGATGGAAGCATTGCTTGCAATACAAGAAGCGAGTTACTAAGAATGCAAATTGAACCGATGCTCGTCATGAAGGGTAGATCTCTTCTTGGCATCAAACGATCATTGTGTAAGTGTGTTATGCAGTTACGCAACAATCAGCTACTTACCAAAAAGAACTAGATCAAGACTTCTTTTAGTAAGATATTCGTAGACGAGGAGGCTCTCTAGGCCTTCGATGCTGCATCCCAAAAGCCTGACGAGGTTCTTGTGTCGGATCCCATTGATTAGGTTCACCTCATTGAAGAAGTCATCCACCCATTGGCATGTGTTGAACACCAACCGCTTAACCGCAACGACCTTCCCATAGGGTAAAATCCCCTTGTACACGGAACCGCCCCCCCCTTGGCCCAGCTTCCTCGAGTCATCAAAGAAGTTGGTGGCCTTCTCTAGTGTCTTGTACTTGAAATATAAGCTAAACTTGCTCTTGCTCGCTCGTAATTGTGTGAGGTTATTTTGCACTGAATAAAGATGAATGCAAAATTAGTGTCATCAAGCTTATGATCAAGAATTACCAAGAGATCATTTTATGCATTTGAACCGAATTGcttactttgtttcttcttgGAGTACTTTTTGTATCCAATGTATGCACCAATGAGAACAAGAGAAGTCGCTACAGCAGCGAATGAGGTTATTACTATGGTGATGCAGACCGTAGATGAACCTGCGAAATGATAAAGTCAACATCAAGTTGAGATGAGCGAGTTcattaataattccaaaaatcTGACAACCATCGAAAAAGAATAATGTATACACATAGGGGTCGAGCTCAACCTGCATGAGGTCGGGTCGCCAATTGTCACTGTGGCTAGTGATaggctaaaaaagaaaaagaaaagaaaagaaaaataataaaataattcgatatttaaaaaatgaaaagagaaaaaaattaaaaatatcattaaaagaaGTGCCTTAATTGACCAACATGAGGAAACCACAATTCGAAAAATCGAAATCTGACAGCAGACATA
The nucleotide sequence above comes from Eucalyptus grandis isolate ANBG69807.140 chromosome 2, ASM1654582v1, whole genome shotgun sequence. Encoded proteins:
- the LOC104429035 gene encoding cysteine-rich receptor-like protein kinase 42, translating into MTEISKSVANQRWGNYSLTSPPPAVYGLTQCHGDLTETECLLCFTESWTRIAHCLPNFGRLYLDGCFLRYGSYDFYNETVDPTHDMLKCSSNLTVPAGRVAELSDRVDRVLRNVSASAVRNKGFAVAGEDGVGGVAGVYALAQCWSTLDAVGCRVCLENATSMARSCAPGEEARAMNAGCFLRYSTTKFYDIPDSGGNNYCPDLWFIDLKDGFLAIKEKPTFFYVCCSSTVCITIVITSFAAVATSLVLIGAYIGYKKYSKKKQMQNNLTQLRASKSKFSLYFKYKTLEKATNFFDDSRKLGQGGGGSVYKGILPYGKVVAVKRLVFNTCQWVDDFFNEVNLINGIRHKNLVRLLGCSIEGLESLLVYEYLTKRSLDLVLFVNDAYHILTWEERLHIIIGTAEGLAYLHGGCGVKIIHRDIKTSNILINENLIAKISDFGLARCIALDKSHLSTGIAGTL